A window of Sulfurimonas gotlandica GD1 contains these coding sequences:
- a CDS encoding lipopolysaccharide kinase InaA family protein, producing the protein MSYKLEYNKEFQNFKNILLDIKSIFSQNSGTIHLARNELKVIEIENIKTVVKAFRVPNFLNQFVYAYLRKSKAYKAFHNATKLHELQVSTPEAIGYIEFFNMGLLKESFFISKEFKYDFTIAHIRDDQPKYKEKVLEDFAEFSYDIHKKGVWHVDYSGGNILIRKEGDKYIFSLVDINRMKFRSITGYEGLENFNKLWFNKEDLITIAKTYSKIAGLDENKAISEILMHDKKLKDKVLLKRKLKGRQ; encoded by the coding sequence ATGTCCTACAAACTCGAATACAACAAAGAATTTCAAAACTTCAAAAATATACTTCTAGATATAAAATCAATCTTTTCACAGAACTCAGGAACTATTCATCTAGCCAGAAATGAGCTAAAAGTTATTGAAATTGAAAATATAAAAACAGTCGTTAAAGCCTTTCGAGTTCCAAACTTTTTAAATCAATTTGTATACGCTTATCTAAGAAAATCAAAGGCATACAAAGCTTTTCATAATGCTACAAAACTGCATGAGCTCCAAGTTAGCACGCCTGAAGCAATCGGTTATATAGAATTTTTCAACATGGGTCTTTTAAAAGAAAGCTTCTTCATATCTAAAGAGTTTAAATATGACTTTACTATTGCCCATATAAGAGATGACCAACCGAAGTATAAAGAGAAAGTTTTAGAAGATTTTGCAGAGTTTTCTTATGACATTCACAAAAAAGGTGTTTGGCATGTAGATTATTCCGGTGGGAATATACTTATAAGAAAAGAAGGCGATAAATATATATTTTCTCTTGTTGATATTAACCGCATGAAATTTCGCTCTATCACTGGATATGAAGGTTTAGAAAACTTTAACAAACTATGGTTTAACAAAGAAGATTTAATTACTATTGCAAAAACCTATTCTAAGATAGCAGGACTTGATGAAAATAAGGCGATCAGTGAGATTCTAATGCATGATAAAAAACTCAAAGATAAAGTACTTTTAAAGAGAAAACTAAAAGGCAGACAATAA
- a CDS encoding glycosyltransferase family 4 protein: protein MKNSNILELCLSPDLGGLELYMVRASHFLHDKANVISVINESGKLEQYYKDTEYKYEKIKRSSTLLSFLTAKKLAKIIDDNSIDVVHLHWTKDIPVAVLAKLLSKKKPNLVQTRNMTMTRFKDDFYHRFLYKNMDLMLPVTYQVKEQIENFIPRDIRPKVEVLYMGAEKPQIISDEEKETLRDKYNLEKSFTIGIVGRIEEGKGQYLVIDAIKELASKRIDAKALIVGHAMNDTYLESLKNSIEKDGIRERIVFTGFTTEVQKLMQVCDVIVLATDRETFGLVLIEAMQCEIAVVGSDSGGPLEIIDDNENGLLFKTKDSNDLVKKIEILFNDKALRKNLAQEGKLKADEKFYSEKQFEKLKIILENL from the coding sequence ATGAAAAATAGTAATATTTTAGAGCTTTGTTTATCCCCTGATTTGGGTGGGTTAGAACTTTATATGGTTCGTGCATCACATTTTTTACATGACAAAGCAAATGTTATAAGTGTTATAAATGAGTCTGGAAAGCTAGAACAGTACTATAAAGATACAGAATATAAGTATGAAAAAATAAAAAGAAGTTCAACCTTACTTTCTTTTTTAACTGCAAAAAAACTGGCAAAAATTATAGACGATAATAGCATCGATGTAGTTCATCTTCACTGGACGAAAGATATTCCGGTAGCTGTTTTAGCAAAACTTCTTTCAAAGAAAAAGCCTAACCTTGTTCAAACTAGAAATATGACTATGACAAGATTTAAAGATGATTTTTATCATAGATTTTTATATAAAAATATGGACTTAATGCTTCCCGTTACATATCAAGTAAAAGAGCAGATAGAAAACTTTATACCAAGGGATATAAGACCAAAGGTTGAGGTTTTGTATATGGGGGCGGAGAAACCTCAAATAATAAGTGATGAAGAAAAAGAGACTTTACGCGATAAATATAATTTGGAAAAATCATTCACTATTGGAATAGTAGGCCGAATAGAAGAGGGTAAAGGGCAATATCTAGTAATAGATGCTATTAAAGAGCTTGCAAGCAAAAGGATAGATGCTAAGGCCCTTATTGTTGGTCATGCAATGAATGATACTTACTTAGAGTCTCTAAAAAACAGTATTGAAAAAGACGGTATAAGAGAGAGAATAGTATTCACAGGTTTTACCACAGAAGTCCAAAAGCTTATGCAGGTCTGTGATGTGATTGTTCTCGCAACTGATAGAGAGACTTTTGGACTCGTTTTAATAGAAGCTATGCAGTGTGAAATAGCAGTAGTTGGAAGTGACAGTGGCGGACCTTTAGAGATTATTGATGATAATGAAAATGGACTGCTATTTAAAACTAAAGATTCAAATGATTTAGTTAAAAAGATAGAAATACTATTTAATGATAAAGCTTTAAGAAAGAATCTTGCACAAGAGGGTAAACTCAAAGCTGATGAGAAGTTTTACAGCGAGAAACAGTTTGAAAAATTAAAAATTATTTTGGAGAATTTATGA
- a CDS encoding glycosyltransferase family 2 protein — translation MQKNITATIITLNEKKHIREVILNVQKICNEVIVVDSFSSDETCEIARELGVKVIEQKYLGDGGQKAFCEQFATNEWILSIDADERLEEEAVEYLKNFDYENGDADAYSFRRKSFIGKKFIKQWYPDRVVRLYNKSKCGYNTIGEHGKVETDNFVDLDIDMLHYSFENFGVLVSKADRFAVNLAKVRYAEGKRASWYDPFVHGAGAMFKGLISKGGIFGGIHEWHVAFASAYNSYMKYVIMLEMQENEK, via the coding sequence ATGCAAAAAAATATTACAGCAACAATTATAACATTAAATGAGAAGAAACACATCCGTGAAGTAATTTTAAATGTTCAGAAAATTTGTAACGAGGTTATAGTTGTTGATTCTTTTAGTAGTGATGAAACTTGTGAAATTGCAAGAGAACTAGGTGTTAAGGTAATAGAACAAAAGTATTTAGGTGATGGCGGTCAAAAAGCTTTTTGTGAGCAGTTCGCTACAAATGAGTGGATACTAAGTATAGATGCTGATGAGAGACTTGAAGAGGAAGCTGTCGAGTATCTTAAAAATTTCGATTATGAAAACGGAGATGCTGATGCATACTCTTTTCGCCGTAAAAGTTTCATAGGAAAAAAGTTTATAAAGCAATGGTATCCAGACCGTGTTGTTAGACTTTACAATAAATCTAAGTGTGGATATAACACTATCGGTGAACATGGAAAAGTTGAGACTGATAATTTCGTAGATTTAGATATAGATATGCTTCACTACTCTTTTGAAAACTTTGGAGTTTTGGTTAGCAAAGCGGATAGATTCGCAGTAAACTTGGCAAAAGTAAGATACGCTGAGGGCAAAAGAGCTTCATGGTATGACCCATTTGTTCACGGAGCAGGTGCCATGTTTAAAGGTCTAATATCAAAAGGTGGAATCTTTGGCGGCATCCATGAATGGCATGTTGCTTTTGCATCTGCTTATAACAGTTATATGAAATATGTGATTATGTTAGAGATGCAAGAAAATGAAAAATAG
- a CDS encoding O-antigen ligase family protein: MFAIAMNKIKEDYFISYIYLYIFLMPWNFSNGQMGVLSIILLIWWLIIGKKREYFSKLKIIFEFKPLLLIILFFAYSYLSLLWTDNFETAKTALKYYKYYWIMIPVLFTTLTKEQAKNGLYVFVLSIGGYALFSILIYLNVLHVFQNNISNPRGILSYSIVTIYMAIGTLSSLLISYYSKSNALKTIFLIITFLSLIGLFINNGRSGQLSFFITIFFLFIIYRKNILNIKILITIIILISTSLYLLNSFNKIDKFKYGINELKEVQNNNFSGSWGGRAYMWFAGIHIVKENPIFGTGAGDNIDEFINYTKTHPSDSTWLRSFHNQHLDTLTRYGIIGYILLWSSVFLLLYYLRDLELFFTIGIVFFSITFFSGIFDILLLMKPYNTIFMLIFLLLSIVVYKNKSINSSSV; the protein is encoded by the coding sequence ATGTTTGCAATAGCGATGAATAAAATAAAAGAAGACTACTTCATAAGTTATATTTATTTATATATCTTTTTAATGCCATGGAATTTTTCAAATGGTCAAATGGGTGTTTTGAGCATTATTTTACTTATCTGGTGGTTAATTATTGGTAAAAAAAGAGAATATTTTTCAAAATTAAAAATAATTTTTGAATTTAAACCACTACTATTAATCATTTTATTTTTTGCATATTCTTATCTCTCACTTCTATGGACAGATAACTTTGAAACAGCTAAAACCGCTTTAAAATATTATAAATACTACTGGATCATGATACCTGTTCTTTTTACAACATTAACAAAGGAGCAAGCAAAAAATGGGTTATATGTATTTGTTCTTAGTATAGGAGGGTATGCTCTCTTCTCAATTTTAATATATTTAAATGTACTACATGTATTCCAAAACAATATCTCTAATCCAAGAGGAATATTATCTTACTCCATAGTAACCATATACATGGCAATTGGAACCCTATCTTCACTATTAATATCGTACTATAGTAAATCAAATGCACTAAAAACCATTTTTTTAATTATTACATTTTTATCATTAATAGGACTGTTTATAAATAATGGCAGATCAGGCCAGCTTTCTTTTTTTATAACAATATTTTTTCTATTTATTATATACAGAAAAAATATTCTTAATATAAAAATTCTTATTACTATAATTATTCTTATATCTACCAGTCTATATCTATTAAATAGCTTTAATAAAATAGATAAATTTAAATATGGAATCAATGAGCTCAAAGAAGTTCAAAATAACAATTTTTCAGGAAGCTGGGGTGGTAGAGCATATATGTGGTTTGCAGGAATACATATAGTAAAAGAAAACCCCATATTTGGTACTGGAGCTGGAGACAATATAGATGAATTTATTAATTATACTAAAACTCATCCAAGTGATTCTACGTGGTTAAGGTCATTTCACAATCAACACCTTGACACCTTAACTAGATATGGAATAATTGGGTATATATTATTGTGGAGCAGTGTCTTCTTACTTTTATACTATTTACGGGACTTAGAATTATTTTTTACAATTGGAATTGTATTTTTTTCTATAACATTTTTTTCTGGTATCTTTGATATTTTGTTGCTAATGAAACCATATAATACAATTTTTATGTTGATATTTTTACTATTATCAATAGTTGTTTACAAAAATAAAAGCATTAATTCGTCTTCTGTATAA
- a CDS encoding NAD-dependent epimerase/dehydratase family protein, with amino-acid sequence MRKKILVTGGAGFVGSHLCERLASDSNNDVYSLDNYFTGSKDNHVANVTYIEGLTADIDKLIDFAPDMVYHLGEYSRVEQSFDDIEKVWKFNKDGIFAVLEFVRKHGCKILYAGSSTKFGDGGLGRSASPYAWTKATNTELVQNYGAWFNVPYAITYFYNVYGSREIQTGKYATLIALFKEKMKNGEPLTIVSPGSQKRNFTHIDDIIDGLVLVGENGYGDEFGIGSPEAYSIKEIAEMYDGEIQMLPERKGNRMTADVISAKTEALGWKPTRTIKEYIEELRAYNWK; translated from the coding sequence ATGAGAAAAAAGATATTAGTAACTGGTGGAGCTGGATTTGTTGGAAGTCACCTTTGTGAAAGACTGGCAAGCGATTCTAACAATGATGTATATTCACTGGACAACTATTTCACTGGCTCTAAAGACAATCATGTAGCGAATGTAACTTATATAGAAGGTTTAACAGCAGACATCGACAAATTAATTGATTTCGCACCAGATATGGTTTATCACCTTGGGGAATATTCAAGAGTTGAACAGAGCTTTGATGATATTGAAAAAGTTTGGAAATTTAATAAAGACGGCATTTTTGCAGTTCTGGAGTTTGTCAGAAAACATGGATGTAAAATACTTTATGCCGGAAGCAGTACAAAGTTTGGAGATGGTGGGTTAGGTAGAAGTGCTAGCCCTTACGCTTGGACAAAAGCTACAAACACTGAACTTGTACAAAATTATGGAGCTTGGTTTAATGTTCCTTATGCGATTACATATTTTTATAATGTATATGGATCTAGAGAAATACAAACCGGAAAATATGCAACTCTGATAGCACTGTTTAAAGAGAAGATGAAAAATGGCGAGCCTCTTACAATAGTCAGTCCAGGTTCTCAGAAAAGAAATTTCACTCATATCGACGATATTATAGATGGTTTAGTTTTAGTTGGTGAAAATGGCTATGGAGATGAGTTTGGCATAGGAAGTCCTGAAGCATACAGCATCAAAGAAATTGCTGAAATGTATGACGGTGAGATTCAAATGCTGCCTGAGAGAAAAGGTAACAGAATGACTGCGGATGTAATATCGGCTAAAACTGAAGCTCTTGGATGGAAACCAACTAGAACTATTAAAGAGTATATTGAAGAGTTGAGAGCTTATAATTGGAAATAA
- a CDS encoding MBOAT family O-acyltransferase, with product MLFNSYEFIFLFLPLSFFIYFYLLNKRLITGAKGFLVFASLFFYSWWNIAYLPLILSSMLFNYVIGNSLNENFKKVKISKKALLTFGVVANLSLLGYFKYSDFFINNFNIAFNSQINLLHLALPLAISFFTFQQIAYLVDSYRRETAEYDFLNYALFVTFFPQLIAGPIVHHAEMMPQFASRWNLAKNYKNIAAGIFIFSIGLFKKVGIADFFSVYVNNYYLDTASLHILEAWAASLTYTLQLYFDFSGYTDMAIGAALLFNIKLPINFNSPYKARNIQDFWRRWHITLSRFLRDYIYIPLGGNRKGNFITYNNILATFILGGIWHGAGWTFVFWGFLHGIALVVHRIYSNLNFHMPKIIAWFITFNFINFTWVFFRAPTFEDALNIVSKMFSFSEFKPDYLDDNIYSYIILGIILTIAFKNSVQLLENFKMNKKTAWFISILFVYSILSLNKASEFLYFNF from the coding sequence ATGCTCTTTAATTCATATGAGTTTATATTTTTATTTCTACCATTAAGTTTTTTTATATATTTTTACCTTTTAAATAAAAGGCTTATAACAGGGGCTAAAGGCTTTTTAGTTTTTGCTTCACTTTTCTTTTATTCTTGGTGGAATATAGCATATCTTCCTCTTATCCTATCTTCTATGCTATTTAACTATGTGATAGGAAACAGTTTAAATGAGAACTTTAAAAAAGTAAAAATTTCTAAAAAAGCCTTACTTACTTTTGGAGTTGTTGCAAATCTATCTCTTCTTGGATACTTTAAATATAGTGATTTTTTTATAAATAACTTCAATATAGCATTTAACTCACAGATTAATTTGTTACACCTAGCTCTTCCTTTAGCTATATCATTTTTTACATTTCAACAGATAGCTTACTTAGTTGACAGCTACAGAAGAGAGACAGCAGAATATGACTTTTTAAACTATGCTCTCTTTGTAACATTTTTTCCTCAACTAATCGCAGGACCAATAGTACATCATGCTGAGATGATGCCACAGTTTGCAAGCAGATGGAATTTAGCAAAAAACTACAAAAATATTGCCGCTGGAATATTTATATTTTCCATAGGACTGTTTAAAAAAGTTGGTATTGCTGACTTCTTTTCAGTATATGTAAATAATTATTACCTTGATACTGCTTCATTACATATATTAGAAGCTTGGGCAGCTTCTTTGACATATACCTTACAATTATATTTTGATTTTAGTGGATATACAGACATGGCTATAGGAGCTGCACTTCTTTTTAATATAAAACTTCCAATTAACTTTAACTCCCCGTATAAAGCAAGAAATATTCAAGACTTTTGGAGAAGATGGCATATTACGCTCTCTCGTTTTTTAAGAGATTATATATACATTCCACTAGGTGGGAATAGAAAAGGAAACTTTATAACTTACAATAATATTCTAGCCACTTTTATACTTGGAGGAATCTGGCATGGGGCTGGGTGGACATTTGTTTTTTGGGGATTTTTACACGGTATAGCTTTAGTTGTGCATAGAATATATTCAAATCTAAACTTTCATATGCCTAAAATTATCGCTTGGTTTATTACTTTTAACTTTATAAATTTTACTTGGGTTTTCTTTAGGGCACCTACATTTGAAGATGCTCTAAATATTGTAAGTAAAATGTTCAGTTTTTCAGAGTTTAAACCTGATTACTTGGATGACAATATATATTCTTATATCATACTAGGGATTATTTTAACTATTGCATTTAAAAACTCTGTACAGTTGTTAGAAAACTTTAAAATGAATAAAAAAACTGCTTGGTTCATCTCAATACTTTTTGTTTACAGCATCTTATCACTAAATAAAGCTTCTGAGTTTTTATATTTTAACTTCTAA
- a CDS encoding glycosyltransferase yields the protein MELDAISFSKKLAPHMETVLIVKENSFMHDKLENDQIITYETINFSRSFSLSIISTTKKIIKKYGIKNVVFFGASELKSLYFAFLGLDINLIIRHSTTKSTPKKDWFHKLIYSNVNYHISTSKHLERNVEYIIPFGKNSKSQMIYSSFSFNEPKHIEHDGINIVHTGRIADAKGQTDAILACKILIDNKIDFKLFIVGGYDDEYKEKFLKFYKNIDYKDNIEFVGFTDNVAQYLKKADIFMFPSYGEGLSLSFREALANNLICLTYDNTSFPELQDLGLKFHLCKDRDIEDLSKILLSVCKNIDEEKQATISNNNIIQTVFSEEKEIAQYLEILK from the coding sequence ATGGAGCTGGATGCAATATCTTTTTCAAAAAAGCTTGCTCCACATATGGAAACTGTTTTAATTGTTAAAGAAAACAGTTTTATGCACGATAAACTCGAAAATGACCAAATTATTACTTATGAAACAATAAACTTTTCCAGATCTTTTAGCTTATCTATTATAAGCACTACTAAAAAAATAATTAAAAAATATGGCATTAAAAATGTAGTATTTTTTGGTGCCAGTGAACTAAAATCTCTATATTTTGCTTTTTTAGGGCTTGACATCAATCTTATTATCAGACACAGCACTACAAAATCAACACCAAAAAAAGATTGGTTTCATAAACTAATCTATAGTAATGTAAACTATCATATTTCAACTTCAAAACATTTAGAGCGAAACGTAGAATATATAATTCCTTTTGGCAAAAATTCCAAATCACAAATGATATACTCTTCATTTTCATTTAATGAACCAAAACACATAGAGCACGATGGAATAAATATAGTTCACACGGGAAGAATTGCAGATGCCAAAGGTCAGACTGATGCGATATTAGCTTGTAAAATATTAATTGATAATAAAATAGACTTCAAGCTATTTATAGTCGGTGGTTACGATGATGAGTATAAAGAAAAATTTTTAAAGTTTTACAAAAATATTGATTATAAAGATAATATAGAGTTTGTAGGATTTACAGATAATGTAGCCCAATATCTTAAAAAAGCAGATATTTTCATGTTCCCAAGTTATGGGGAAGGTTTAAGCCTCTCATTTAGAGAAGCCTTAGCAAATAACTTGATATGTCTAACGTATGACAATACTTCATTCCCAGAACTTCAGGACTTAGGATTAAAATTTCACCTATGCAAAGATAGAGATATTGAAGATTTAAGTAAAATATTATTATCAGTTTGTAAAAATATAGATGAAGAAAAACAAGCTACAATCAGTAACAACAATATAATACAGACTGTCTTCTCTGAAGAAAAAGAGATAGCACAATACTTAGAAATTTTAAAGTAG
- a CDS encoding NAD-dependent epimerase/dehydratase family protein: protein MVLTIIIGKNSNLSTHLKNTIENTFLVSSSNIQALKAIDVKDYKKINIIFNQFQISTKLYELESPIDYINRSIVTTAEVLEYIKSNSIQINKIIYTSSSSVYGNNISCSESNETHPLSLHSSLKVANERLIEKFCSDNDIDYTITRVFNMYGGDDNFSVISKIINFYKKNETLTLVNNGEAIRDFIHIDDVVHSYIKILKTKNTPIINIGTAEGKSILYILNYLRKNSIELKTNEIFKKELMVSISENKILLKIIGNYSFKKVEEYILEKIKSENGIN from the coding sequence ATGGTACTAACTATAATAATTGGTAAGAATAGTAATTTATCTACACATTTAAAGAACACTATAGAAAATACATTTTTAGTATCATCATCAAACATACAAGCTTTAAAAGCAATTGATGTTAAAGACTATAAAAAAATCAATATTATATTTAATCAGTTTCAAATTTCTACAAAACTATATGAACTAGAAAGTCCAATAGACTATATCAACAGAAGTATAGTAACTACTGCTGAAGTTTTAGAGTATATAAAATCTAACTCAATTCAAATAAATAAAATAATTTACACAAGCAGCAGTTCTGTGTATGGAAATAATATTTCTTGCTCAGAAAGCAACGAAACACATCCATTAAGCCTTCACTCTTCATTAAAAGTTGCGAATGAAAGATTGATAGAAAAATTTTGCTCAGACAATGATATTGACTACACTATAACTAGAGTTTTCAATATGTATGGAGGAGATGACAACTTCTCTGTTATCTCAAAGATTATAAATTTTTACAAAAAAAATGAGACTTTAACGCTTGTAAACAATGGTGAAGCAATAAGAGACTTCATTCATATTGATGATGTAGTTCACAGTTATATAAAAATACTAAAAACTAAAAATACACCAATTATAAATATAGGAACTGCCGAAGGTAAATCAATCTTATATATATTAAATTATTTACGAAAAAACTCTATAGAACTAAAAACAAATGAAATTTTCAAGAAAGAGTTAATGGTTTCTATATCTGAAAATAAAATACTGCTTAAAATAATTGGAAACTACTCCTTTAAAAAAGTAGAAGAGTATATCTTAGAAAAAATTAAATCTGAAAATGGAATTAATTAA
- a CDS encoding glycosyltransferase, which translates to MKILYINTPTADYVQDLTYTGLVKKFGLNNVIDYRWNKKYHVPYKKYPKNIGYVEGSLFSSIFRSFNFSEIDYVFIGACKVEAFETYIEIAHKIPSHVPVIFIDGGDGNKVGIDLVAYKRPDLYEKALSVRPFDFTFKREYLIDGVYDSNVAPLPMSFNFDRLPSLPTDHKYDVSFWAVESHTLRTQALDMLENMYDCKENGTTRNQKFSKYKRKGSFYLQELADCKIIINIRGGGWDTMRYWETPAVGAFMLSQKPQIVIPDNFEHEKDVVFFKDDLSDLQDLCDFYLKNDAKREEIAKSGLQKMKDFHTDEKRIDYIFKTINKEMK; encoded by the coding sequence ATGAAAATATTGTACATAAATACACCTACCGCAGATTATGTTCAAGATTTAACATATACTGGACTTGTAAAAAAGTTTGGTTTAAATAATGTTATAGACTATAGATGGAATAAAAAATATCATGTTCCATATAAAAAATATCCAAAAAATATAGGTTATGTTGAAGGTTCACTATTTAGTTCAATCTTTAGAAGTTTTAATTTTAGTGAAATTGATTATGTTTTTATTGGTGCATGTAAAGTAGAGGCATTTGAGACTTATATTGAAATAGCACATAAGATACCTTCACATGTACCTGTGATATTTATAGATGGTGGTGATGGCAATAAAGTAGGGATAGACTTGGTGGCTTATAAAAGACCAGATTTGTATGAAAAAGCATTATCTGTTCGCCCTTTTGACTTTACATTTAAAAGAGAATATTTGATTGATGGAGTTTATGATTCAAATGTAGCACCTCTTCCAATGTCTTTTAACTTTGATAGATTACCATCTCTTCCAACGGACCATAAATATGATGTCTCATTTTGGGCTGTTGAATCACACACATTAAGGACTCAAGCATTAGATATGCTAGAGAATATGTATGACTGTAAAGAAAATGGTACTACAAGAAATCAGAAATTTAGCAAATATAAAAGAAAAGGTTCATTCTATCTTCAAGAATTAGCTGACTGTAAAATAATCATAAATATCAGAGGTGGTGGCTGGGATACAATGCGTTATTGGGAAACTCCGGCTGTCGGTGCATTTATGCTTAGTCAAAAACCTCAGATTGTTATACCTGATAATTTTGAGCATGAAAAAGATGTTGTGTTTTTTAAAGATGATTTATCAGATTTACAAGATCTTTGTGATTTTTACTTGAAAAATGATGCTAAACGAGAAGAGATAGCAAAATCTGGATTACAAAAGATGAAAGACTTTCATACAGACGAGAAGAGAATAGATTATATTTTTAAAACAATAAATAAAGAAATGAAATGA
- a CDS encoding glycosyltransferase codes for MKVSLIVAVYKDIEALDLIVQALKTQTYKNFEFIIAEDNNSKEMKDYVSSIEGIEVKHTFQEDSGIRKMRSLNNAIIASEGDYLVYIDGDCIPYSTFIESHIKLAEDGYIVSGRRCNLGPRYAQKLRSKEMTPFELEKSFVWRFPFIAKDAIERHAEAGFYFSPDGFIYNNFLKNSNRSTNMLGCNYSCFKKDMLAINGYDEGYGQSAVGDDTDLQWRFKGLGLKVKSAKNVANIFHLYHERGFRKDIPWEMELEKMKINRSDNIFVCKKGLNSHDNFSK; via the coding sequence ATGAAAGTAAGTTTAATAGTAGCTGTTTATAAAGATATTGAAGCTCTTGATTTAATAGTGCAAGCTCTAAAAACTCAGACATACAAAAACTTTGAGTTTATAATCGCAGAAGATAATAACTCTAAAGAGATGAAAGATTATGTTAGTTCAATTGAAGGTATAGAAGTAAAGCATACATTCCAAGAAGATAGTGGTATAAGAAAGATGAGGTCACTCAATAATGCTATTATAGCTAGTGAAGGAGACTATCTTGTATATATTGATGGTGATTGTATCCCTTATTCAACTTTTATTGAGTCACATATTAAACTTGCTGAAGATGGATATATTGTTAGTGGCAGAAGATGTAATCTAGGTCCAAGGTATGCACAAAAGCTAAGGTCAAAAGAGATGACTCCATTTGAGTTGGAAAAGTCATTTGTATGGAGGTTTCCATTTATTGCAAAGGACGCTATAGAGAGACATGCTGAAGCAGGATTTTATTTTTCTCCAGATGGGTTTATATATAATAACTTTTTGAAAAACAGCAATAGAAGTACTAATATGCTCGGCTGCAATTATTCATGCTTTAAAAAAGATATGTTAGCCATCAACGGATACGATGAAGGATATGGACAGTCTGCAGTAGGTGATGATACTGATCTGCAGTGGCGGTTTAAAGGTTTAGGCTTAAAAGTAAAATCAGCTAAAAATGTTGCCAATATATTTCATCTCTATCATGAAAGAGGATTTAGAAAAGACATCCCATGGGAAATGGAGCTTGAGAAAATGAAAATAAATAGATCAGATAATATTTTTGTATGTAAAAAAGGACTTAATAGTCACGATAATTTTTCTAAATAG